The sequence CGTAGTTCTGCAGAGCATCGCGATGAATCCCACCGCTGCCACCACTTTCCTGATGATATCCATTTGGTGTTCCTGGCCCCTCTGAATATTCATACTCATCAAagtcctcctcttcttcctcctcgtactcatcatcttcctcatcttcatcctgcTCCTCTTCTTCATCATGCTGAAGAGCACGGTACTCCCACACCGGTGGCAGTGATGGAAGGTTCTCGTAGTTGAGCAGCGCAGAGCGGCGATGACCCCCGCTGTAGCCCTGCGGAGGCAATGAGGACGcatgtgtgtgcgagagtgcCAGggagtgtgggtgtgtatgtgggtgtgtttctccagctgtgctgctgctgctgcttgaGCCCACAGACTGCGACTGGGAGGCACTGCTGGGGCTTAGCCTCTGCCTGCGTGGCCCTCTAAGACCATTAATGTTCTCATATGTTAGCTGGCTTCCCGGACAAGGCTCCATGCTGGAGTGCCGGTGCAGATGATGGTGGTAATGGTGGTAGGCATGTGTGTTGCACATGTGAAGGGGAGGAGCCTCTTCTCCCTCGGTTTCAGAGCTGCCGTCAGGCGCTCGGAGAGGGTGAGAGGAGTGCCGGTCTCGGTCTCGCTCTCGCTCCCGCTCTCGCTCCATCAGGTGTCGCTGTGCAGGCGTCGGCCCCAGCATGAACTTCACCTCCTGAGCCCCTGGCTGGAGGAAGAGCTGAGGGTCCTTGTGAGAGTCGTCCATGCCACAGCAGTGCATGCCGGGTTGGCCAGGTTTAGTGGACGCCTCGGTGAAGGCGGGGGGGCGAACCTCGGGAAGGGATCGGACACAGTGGCGGCTCGAAAGCTCACTCTCCATACTAACCGTATTCACatacgtgtgtgtctgtggagaAAAAGGAGCATGTGCAGGCATGTTTATTAACAGTATGAGCGTTTACCATGTTCTGCAATTAATGACATCACAGTTTGTTAGGTGCACAATGCCACAGATTGTTACTTGCACTGCTGCAAAATATCATTTGACGTAAttgtctttaaaatacagtcttaATGCTACAATAAAACATTTCCCATTCAGTCTTAGGCTGCGCAAGATACAGTTTACTGAGTGAGCAACTAATCCTGCTTCTACTAGCTCCTACTCCTGCCATCCTGTGGCCAATGGGCTCCTGCTCCTACTTCACTAAACCTGTCTCCTTCATCATTCACAAATCATTTTCAGCATCAAATCTGAATATTCTGTGTTATAATGAGGTACATTTGCCTCATTTATCACAGAGGACAGAGGCACCCTACTGCTTTGTTCAAATGAAGCTAGGGGAAAACAGAAAATTCCAAAATGTGATTATATATTAGTCAGTCCCGCCAGGATTTCATGATTTcagattgcagaaatgaacgcaaaatcgagtAAACTTCGCattattcagaggagcttgcaatttctcaaaattactgcagattttccgcagatttgggccaagacacgtcatgtgacgtcaccACAACGTTCATTCAGCCAAATCCCTGTTTGATTCTCAtgcattgaacatgagtacagctaaaaggtctcatttaccaacaaatatcactacgaaagaccgtgcaaagcAATTTTTTGCAATTGCGATTTCGCAGATTCAagtttttttctgcaaaaaaagcaccaaaaaatTTAGCAAAAATCcactgcaaaatcaagcatttttgaccACAAAAATCACAAACCAGCTCAGCAAAATCCTGGACGGACTGATTATGAGCTTACTTTAATATAAGTGATGTGGTATTCATTCTCCATACGGCGttgaggctgtgtgtgtgtgtacgtgtgtccgttctgtgtagagtgtgtgttggCCTCACCTGGTCATCCATCCCCATGAGGCTGTGTCTGTGGTCATCGGTAAGGGAGGGCTGTGATGATTCTGCACTTATAGGGTATCCAGGGTATCCGTTAGGAAACGTCTGCACTGGGAACCCGGGAGCTACACACAGATGTTCAGTGAGGTTATAATAAACAGTGCACGGTGGTATTGCCATGGAATGCCTAAACATTAGCTATAGATTTTGGAGTAAATGTCAACAGAATGTGTGAACAGTAGTGAACAAAATGAAGTTGAACAGATCCACAAATATTCACATTAGATATGTTAGATGTTTCACATGCCTTAATATGTTCGTGATAAAACTACATCTGTCATGCATAATCCTAAATATTTCATGATCTTATTTAAATAAGAAACTCTAATGCTgactgctgtttgtgtgtgtttgtatggctGTGTGTCTCACTGTTGGGTGTTTGAGGGGTTCGGGGCATCTCCATCTCAGGTGTGTGGCCAGGCCGGGTCATGATCATGGGCTCCTCCACCACGTTAATACTGTTGCACTGCATCAGCTCCTGCAGCAGGTTAAAGATCTCTTCTGCCCTGGAGCACTTAAATGCAAAGATCCCTGCAGGATAACAGAGAAAGGCACCTTCATCTTTCATTGCACACTCACAATCTCACAGAGGATCAGTATTGAATGCTGAGATGTATAAGTAAATGCAGGTCTATGtagtttaaacaaacatctacAAGAGAATTAACATGATATCATGTTAATACAGGAAGCGTTAGAAGTAATCTACACCTGAGGACATCAAATGGATCAGTCCTACACAATGAACAGTCATACACAAAGCTGATTCTCTGGCTGCTGTTCTGATTTTTATGTGTTACTCAAGTTACTTATCCATCAGCTCAATATCTATTCGACTGTAAATGAGAGAAAGCAAGCGCTCAGTCCTCTGTGGATCAGTGAACTCACCCTGTCCTGTCTGACAGCGTCTCCCGCTCTCGAAGGAGAACAAGTTGGAATCGTATCCGTAACGGCGCAGGCAGAGGTACGGCCACCGGATGGCATCACGCTTTCGGGTGTGCAGAATGAGTTCGGTTTGGGTGAGCTCCATAGTACCCGATCCCAGCTCGTTCCCTTCATCATCCACATTTGTCACCTGCAGGTTATGCACAGATCAAAAACACAATCACTAAACTGTCCAGCAGTGTAGAGCTCAATGTTGCCTTCAACAGACAATAAACTAAGGCTACCTGTTGTCTTTTGTATAGTCAGTGTGTCTGTTCTATGGAATAATATAGGCTGAATGTTAACATGAATAATCTGAGATTCTCGGAGCAGAATGTCAGACACTttgatgaaaaagaaggatTAGCAGATTTTATAAGTGATAACTTTTCCAGGTATTAAAAATATGCAACAAGATCTATCTCTTGCATTGGAAAATTTTGTTTCCCTCAGAAATaattttactcaagtacaagtaaagctacttataaaaaaaaaaatcattaatcaaataacagtaaaagtaaaatgttaatcaatatagctgcaagcagcaatggtGGATTCCTCCTCCAGATTGCGGACCATTTCAAATTGACATGGGAGAGAAATGTATCCCACAGATTCAACATTTCAACGCATCTGGCAGATTTGAAgttcatttttgtagttttctgtCCTCTGCTCATGTGTTTCTGAGTGAGCATATACACAGAACTAAGCACATTTCAGCTTGTAGAGAGGCTTGAAAGACCACTCTACAaaactgaaaggagatatagaAACGCTTATTTAACATACATTAGTTAGTGAATGCAATTCAGTTCACAAGGCTATCTTTTAAACTATATTCACTAAAGTGCACTTTGCCTCGAAGACGAACAGCTCCATCTAGTGGACGATAAAGATAttattaaacataatataaaagaTAGTATTATTCCTATTAATGTCATTGTTGTTGGAGATATGAGGTTGCCATGGCACATAGTAACATACTGTAGTGTCCTCTTTGTGTGTGGCACAAATAAGTCCATAGGTTAAGATTCTATTGATTTATGAACCCAAGAAATACGTGCAACAGCTATCAATTCACCAATATGTAAATAGTTCggccaatttttatttgattccttaTTGATTATCACCCTTTAGAAAGACATGTATCCCACACATATGTAC comes from Ictalurus punctatus breed USDA103 chromosome 11, Coco_2.0, whole genome shotgun sequence and encodes:
- the frs3 gene encoding fibroblast growth factor receptor substrate 2 — protein: MGSCWSCLYRDAIQDNHPTKFKVTNVDDEGNELGSGTMELTQTELILHTRKRDAIRWPYLCLRRYGYDSNLFSFESGRRCQTGQGIFAFKCSRAEEIFNLLQELMQCNSINVVEEPMIMTRPGHTPEMEMPRTPQTPNTPGFPVQTFPNGYPGYPISAESSQPSLTDDHRHSLMGMDDQTHTYVNTVSMESELSSRHCVRSLPEVRPPAFTEASTKPGQPGMHCCGMDDSHKDPQLFLQPGAQEVKFMLGPTPAQRHLMERERERERDRDRHSSHPLRAPDGSSETEGEEAPPLHMCNTHAYHHYHHHLHRHSSMEPCPGSQLTYENINGLRGPRRQRLSPSSASQSQSVGSSSSSSTAGETHPHTHPHSLALSHTHASSLPPQGYSGGHRRSALLNYENLPSLPPVWEYRALQHDEEEEQDEDEEDDEYEEEEEEDFDEYEYSEGPGTPNGYHQESGGSGGIHRDALQNYVNTEQIPPPTHLHHACPPHPQPSERGGRVFSFDFRRHRAGRGTVGSAACEQHGRHLPPPPSRQLNYIQVDLEAGASSCPGHGGGGAQVPQRPPPMKRGMAAAPVMPPSRRGECYAVIDLQKTAAMSNLQKALPRDDGTSRKTRHNSTDLPL